Proteins encoded in a region of the Schaalia hyovaginalis genome:
- a CDS encoding class I SAM-dependent methyltransferase: MDNPFDIAAPKYAAVRPAYPAAALDALLARTEGRACSPMRAADIGAGTGKMSLLLAERGFDVEAVEPSAPMRAQMREAIEGAPGRIRIREASAEATGFFDASLDLVVYAQSWHWVDAEAAGVEAARILRAGGILAAVWNQMDVSVPWVHRLTRIMRSGDVHRPENPPAFGGLFEKPRLDLVPWEDRMTPEALLELGTTRSSYLRQDRAGRERMQANLRWYLYEHLGYAPGREIEIPYTTLVWTAALL, from the coding sequence ATGGACAACCCCTTCGACATCGCGGCGCCGAAGTACGCCGCGGTGCGCCCCGCATACCCGGCGGCCGCCCTCGACGCGCTCCTCGCGAGGACCGAAGGACGCGCCTGCTCGCCCATGCGCGCCGCCGACATCGGCGCGGGCACGGGCAAGATGAGCCTCCTCCTCGCCGAGCGAGGCTTCGACGTCGAAGCCGTCGAGCCCTCGGCCCCGATGCGCGCCCAGATGCGCGAGGCGATCGAAGGCGCGCCCGGACGGATCCGGATCCGCGAAGCGAGCGCGGAGGCGACCGGCTTCTTTGACGCATCCCTCGATCTGGTCGTCTACGCCCAGTCCTGGCACTGGGTCGACGCCGAAGCCGCCGGCGTCGAAGCCGCGCGCATCCTCCGAGCGGGCGGCATCCTCGCAGCCGTATGGAATCAGATGGACGTGTCCGTCCCCTGGGTCCACCGGCTCACGCGGATCATGCGCTCCGGAGACGTCCACAGGCCCGAGAACCCGCCGGCTTTCGGGGGGCTCTTCGAAAAGCCCCGCCTCGACCTCGTCCCCTGGGAGGATCGCATGACGCCCGAGGCCCTTCTCGAGCTGGGCACCACCCGATCCTCCTACCTGCGCCAGGACCGCGCGGGGCGCGAGCGCATGCAGGCGAACCTGCGGTGGTACCTCTACGAGCACCTCGGGTACGCGCCCGGCCGGGAGATCGAGATCCCCTACACGACGCTCGTGTGGACGGCGGCCCTCCTGTGA
- a CDS encoding ATP-binding cassette domain-containing protein, with protein MAEPTAPSLLHGAPPEPRLGPASVSLHSWGWRHGGRKAWALTDVDLEIAPGERVLVLGPSGSGKSTLMAGLAGLLGDEDEGEWAGSLLIDGRAPEEQRGRIGLVMQDPEAQVVLARVGDDIAFGMENLAVPREGIWPRVDSALSRVGLDVALSHSTSRLSGGQKQRLALASVLAMEPGLLLLDEPTANLDPKGVAGVRDAVGRVLEASRATLVVIEHRVDVWADLVDRIVVILDGRVAADGPAADVLATRGDELRERGIWLPGDRVAAEALAGVCASKRESPSGTPRAEPLENVGPEPSPEPILIARDLSIGYGAEHPVRSGIDLDIPRGVSTCILGANGAGKTTLALTLAGLLPALGGTIAASPAAGIPGGSKDPHDWKSAELLGRISMVFQEPEYQFVARSVRAELEIGPRKSGIEGEALDALVDEHLAALGLASLAGANPMTLSGGEKRRLSVATALISAPELLILDEPTFGQDRRTWIELVRLLRSACDRGTTLVSITHDPAFVEAMGDRVIDFDALGESARPPASESSPARPPMPDRSGTAPHSGKGMGAPSAPAFGAACEEAPSRRSILDAVNPVTQVLALILMTTPLLASIDVVSAGTALVLELAFVAASRMNPKTLALRMAPILVAAPLASLSMLLYAKPEDSTILWSFGPAMISERSEMLAAGILLRVLALGMPAILLLSRIDPTDMADGFAQVLRLPARPVLASLAAARMTGLMVADWKALEQARRTRGIDDARRIVSAARGSFALLVFALRRSAKLSLTMEARGFGAPWPRTWARESRLGVADFTMLLASAAVPAIALGIAIWTGHFEGLV; from the coding sequence ATGGCCGAGCCGACAGCTCCGTCCCTCCTCCACGGCGCGCCCCCCGAGCCGCGCCTCGGGCCCGCCTCCGTGTCGCTGCACTCGTGGGGGTGGCGGCACGGGGGCCGCAAGGCCTGGGCCCTGACCGACGTGGACCTCGAGATCGCGCCCGGTGAACGGGTCCTCGTCCTCGGCCCCTCCGGCTCGGGCAAGTCGACCCTCATGGCAGGGCTCGCCGGGCTCCTCGGGGACGAGGACGAGGGCGAATGGGCCGGTTCCCTGCTGATCGACGGGCGGGCGCCGGAGGAACAGCGCGGCCGGATCGGCCTCGTCATGCAGGACCCGGAGGCGCAGGTCGTCCTCGCCCGCGTCGGCGACGACATCGCCTTCGGCATGGAGAACCTCGCCGTTCCCCGCGAGGGGATCTGGCCGCGCGTCGACTCCGCACTGTCCCGCGTCGGCCTGGATGTCGCTCTTTCACATTCGACCTCGCGCCTTTCGGGCGGGCAGAAGCAGCGGCTCGCCCTCGCCTCCGTGCTCGCGATGGAGCCGGGGCTCCTCCTGCTGGATGAGCCGACGGCGAACCTCGATCCGAAGGGCGTCGCGGGCGTGCGCGACGCGGTCGGCAGGGTCCTGGAGGCCTCGCGGGCCACGCTCGTCGTCATCGAGCACCGCGTCGACGTGTGGGCTGACCTCGTCGACCGGATCGTCGTGATCCTCGACGGCCGTGTCGCAGCCGATGGGCCGGCCGCGGATGTCCTCGCCACCCGGGGCGACGAGCTGCGCGAACGCGGAATCTGGCTCCCCGGGGACCGGGTCGCGGCCGAGGCGCTCGCAGGCGTTTGCGCCTCCAAACGCGAATCGCCCTCCGGGACCCCCCGGGCGGAGCCCCTGGAGAACGTCGGGCCCGAGCCCTCGCCCGAGCCGATCCTCATCGCCCGGGATCTGTCGATCGGCTACGGCGCGGAGCACCCGGTGCGCAGCGGTATCGACCTCGACATCCCCCGCGGCGTCTCGACGTGCATCCTCGGGGCGAACGGGGCGGGCAAGACGACGCTCGCCCTCACCCTCGCCGGACTCCTCCCGGCCCTCGGCGGCACGATCGCGGCTTCACCGGCCGCCGGCATCCCCGGCGGATCGAAGGACCCGCACGACTGGAAATCCGCCGAGCTGCTCGGACGCATCTCCATGGTCTTCCAGGAGCCCGAGTACCAGTTCGTCGCCCGCAGCGTCCGCGCCGAGCTCGAGATCGGCCCGAGGAAGTCGGGGATTGAGGGCGAGGCCCTCGACGCCCTCGTCGACGAGCACCTGGCGGCCCTCGGACTGGCGAGCCTCGCCGGGGCCAACCCCATGACCCTGTCGGGCGGGGAGAAGCGCAGACTCTCAGTCGCCACCGCCCTGATCTCCGCTCCCGAACTCCTCATCCTCGACGAGCCGACCTTCGGTCAGGACAGGCGCACCTGGATCGAACTCGTGCGCCTGCTCCGAAGCGCCTGCGACCGCGGCACGACGCTCGTCTCGATCACCCACGACCCGGCATTCGTCGAGGCCATGGGGGACCGTGTGATCGACTTCGACGCGCTCGGCGAATCGGCGCGCCCGCCCGCCTCGGAGTCATCGCCTGCTCGGCCCCCGATGCCGGACCGGTCCGGCACGGCCCCGCATTCAGGAAAGGGGATGGGCGCCCCTTCAGCGCCGGCGTTCGGCGCGGCCTGCGAAGAGGCCCCGAGCAGGCGCTCGATCCTCGACGCGGTCAACCCGGTCACCCAGGTCCTCGCCCTGATCCTCATGACGACGCCCCTGCTGGCATCGATCGACGTCGTGTCCGCGGGGACCGCCCTCGTCCTCGAACTCGCCTTCGTCGCCGCCTCGCGCATGAACCCGAAGACTCTCGCCCTGCGGATGGCGCCGATCCTCGTGGCCGCACCCCTCGCCTCCCTCTCGATGCTCCTGTACGCCAAGCCCGAGGACTCGACGATCCTCTGGTCCTTCGGGCCCGCGATGATCTCGGAACGCTCGGAAATGCTCGCAGCCGGCATCCTCCTGCGCGTCCTCGCGCTGGGAATGCCCGCGATCCTCCTCCTCTCCCGGATCGACCCGACCGACATGGCCGACGGCTTCGCCCAAGTCCTGCGTCTGCCCGCCCGCCCCGTCCTCGCGAGCCTCGCGGCCGCGCGGATGACCGGCCTCATGGTGGCCGATTGGAAGGCGCTCGAGCAGGCGCGAAGGACCCGGGGGATCGATGATGCGCGGAGGATCGTATCTGCGGCGCGCGGCTCCTTCGCACTCCTCGTCTTCGCCCTGCGGCGATCGGCGAAGCTCTCACTCACGATGGAGGCGCGTGGCTTCGGGGCGCCCTGGCCGAGGACCTGGGCGCGCGAATCCCGACTGGGCGTCGCCGACTTCACGATGCTCCTCGCCTCGGCCGCGGTCCCCGCGATCGCCCTCGGCATCGCGATCTGGACCGGGCATTTCGAGGGGCTCGTGTGA
- a CDS encoding DUF559 domain-containing protein, producing MIAKARAWACLHSHAACAPVGLTAALLADLPLAATPRECSLAARDGRRSQRFTLPAVVLDGMVIAPEQPCRVRRIRGGLARRPVVDYASDEFIEDALITILLLEKGEQAFVAACSALRRLVIGNANRWAPRRRSEWKLKESLRARLDAARRHCPGAADARWMLANAEAGCESVGEARLLWILRSCGVGGTRVQFQVSDGFEEYYLDIAIPELEIALEFDGRAKYGVTAEEQAIAWGDQFERDRFLSNRGWSVLRFSWNDLEDPAGIIERLERAARTRGRNLRRCARARVRAFSWG from the coding sequence TTGATCGCCAAGGCTCGCGCGTGGGCCTGCCTTCACTCCCACGCGGCATGCGCCCCGGTCGGACTGACGGCCGCTCTCCTCGCCGACCTGCCCTTGGCCGCGACTCCTCGCGAGTGCTCACTCGCAGCTCGCGACGGCCGACGTTCTCAGAGGTTCACCCTTCCGGCCGTCGTCCTCGACGGGATGGTGATCGCGCCCGAACAGCCCTGTCGCGTCCGCCGAATCCGCGGAGGGCTCGCGCGCCGACCGGTCGTTGACTACGCCTCTGATGAATTCATTGAGGATGCGCTCATCACGATTCTCCTTCTCGAGAAGGGCGAGCAGGCCTTTGTGGCCGCATGCTCAGCATTGAGGCGCCTCGTCATCGGGAATGCGAACCGCTGGGCACCACGTCGGCGATCCGAGTGGAAACTCAAGGAATCGCTGCGGGCCAGGCTCGATGCTGCGAGAAGGCACTGCCCTGGAGCGGCCGACGCCCGGTGGATGCTTGCGAACGCCGAAGCCGGATGCGAATCAGTCGGCGAAGCGCGGCTTCTGTGGATCCTTCGATCATGCGGTGTCGGCGGTACCCGGGTTCAGTTCCAGGTCTCTGACGGATTCGAGGAGTACTACTTGGACATCGCCATTCCGGAGCTGGAGATCGCCCTCGAATTCGATGGACGGGCCAAATACGGAGTCACGGCGGAAGAACAGGCGATCGCATGGGGAGACCAGTTCGAGCGAGACCGTTTCCTGAGTAATCGCGGGTGGAGCGTCCTGCGGTTCAGCTGGAACGACCTCGAAGATCCTGCGGGCATTATCGAACGCCTTGAACGGGCCGCCCGGACGAGGGGGAGGAATCTTCGCAGGTGTGCGCGTGCGCGAGTCCGTGCGTTCTCGTGGGGATGA
- a CDS encoding DUF2218 domain-containing protein — protein sequence MNDSDVRTSTARVSTDKPARYGKQLASHMGRRIPAVWDEGSCLGELRFTRDGIESGTCALSCEEDALILELRAPSDEELERIEAVVGVHLARFGAKDSLSVAWVRADGAKGATLGPFSPEEVAEHNRLRRESRAARHHDDEG from the coding sequence ATGAATGATTCGGACGTCCGCACCTCGACGGCGAGGGTCTCGACCGACAAGCCGGCGCGCTACGGCAAGCAGCTCGCCTCGCACATGGGCCGGAGGATCCCCGCGGTCTGGGACGAAGGATCCTGCCTGGGCGAACTGCGTTTCACCCGGGACGGCATCGAGTCCGGCACTTGCGCCCTCTCCTGCGAGGAGGACGCCCTCATCCTCGAACTGCGCGCCCCCTCGGATGAGGAACTGGAACGGATCGAGGCCGTCGTCGGCGTTCACCTCGCCCGCTTCGGCGCGAAGGATTCACTGAGCGTCGCATGGGTGCGCGCCGACGGCGCGAAGGGCGCGACCCTGGGCCCGTTCTCGCCCGAGGAGGTCGCCGAGCACAATCGACTCAGGCGGGAATCCCGCGCGGCCCGCCATCACGACGACGAGGGCTGA
- a CDS encoding glycohydrolase toxin TNT-related protein (This protein contains a domain related to Tuberculosis Necrotizing Toxin, which is the C-terminal effector domain of outer membrane channel protein CpnT, and which has a lethal NAD+-glycohydrolase activity.) yields MSDLLKTHEATRSKGEQMSHSTPNVGLIRWPGDDHDHLMGMLRRTIEEFSSLSDYVARYGPHVDRIGEPTGKYFCHLPANGNPCSFESRSLDPFSLHSSYYQYTIDSLPESVHIRTGITAPWHGFEGGARGVQFIWGNIPLTAIECIELGILAGKVRA; encoded by the coding sequence ATGTCCGATCTCCTCAAAACGCACGAGGCCACACGCTCGAAAGGGGAGCAGATGTCCCACTCAACGCCCAATGTCGGTTTGATCCGTTGGCCCGGGGATGACCACGACCATTTGATGGGTATGCTTCGTCGAACTATCGAGGAATTCTCCTCCCTCTCCGACTACGTAGCTCGCTACGGCCCTCATGTGGATCGAATCGGCGAGCCCACCGGCAAATACTTCTGCCACCTTCCCGCAAATGGAAACCCATGTTCTTTCGAAAGCCGATCGCTCGATCCCTTTTCCCTCCACTCCTCCTATTACCAGTACACGATCGATTCCCTTCCTGAAAGCGTGCACATTCGCACCGGCATCACCGCACCATGGCACGGCTTCGAAGGCGGGGCACGAGGGGTCCAGTTCATCTGGGGCAATATTCCTCTCACCGCCATCGAATGCATCGAACTCGGAATCCTCGCCGGAAAGGTACGCGCCTGA
- a CDS encoding Gfo/Idh/MocA family protein, with protein sequence MTTQSNPHAALAPLPEPLAALAEGVELLDPMEAPPIRWGILGAGWIGSVFARDVASYSSGVMAGVAARDPERAKAFAADFGVERAYDSYEELLAADDIDAVYIAAIHPAHAELASLALEAEKPILVEKCFTMDAASAKAVLDLAEKKNLFCMEAMWTRHLPHQKVLSQIVANGGLGAVATVHADHGQKLEHVRRMWDPELGGGALMDLGVYSMSFVQQILPEARLVGATAKLTDLGVDVQSAALLTTEGAVATASSNFNGRSATYGEVVFERGAIEMADQFYRPTSLRLRTFGEGKPDNGELVKWDGTVPGGFQYQAAEVARCLAAGLKESATMPWADTLRVMELLDGVRAATGIAYPWER encoded by the coding sequence ATGACAACGCAGTCGAACCCCCATGCCGCACTCGCGCCCCTTCCCGAGCCCCTCGCCGCCCTCGCCGAAGGGGTTGAACTCCTCGATCCGATGGAAGCTCCCCCGATCCGCTGGGGCATCCTCGGCGCCGGTTGGATCGGCTCCGTCTTCGCCCGCGACGTCGCCTCCTACTCCTCGGGCGTGATGGCGGGCGTGGCCGCACGCGACCCCGAACGGGCGAAGGCCTTCGCAGCCGACTTCGGAGTCGAACGCGCCTACGACTCCTACGAGGAGCTCCTCGCCGCCGACGACATCGACGCCGTCTACATCGCCGCGATCCACCCCGCTCACGCCGAATTGGCGTCCCTCGCCCTCGAGGCCGAAAAGCCGATCCTCGTCGAGAAGTGCTTCACGATGGACGCCGCGAGCGCGAAAGCCGTCCTCGACCTCGCGGAGAAGAAGAATCTGTTCTGCATGGAGGCCATGTGGACGCGCCATCTGCCCCACCAGAAGGTGCTGTCGCAGATCGTCGCGAACGGCGGTCTCGGCGCGGTGGCGACGGTCCACGCCGACCACGGCCAGAAGCTCGAGCACGTCCGCCGCATGTGGGACCCCGAACTCGGCGGCGGCGCCCTCATGGATCTCGGCGTCTACTCGATGTCCTTCGTCCAGCAGATCCTGCCCGAGGCGCGCCTCGTCGGCGCGACCGCGAAGCTCACAGACCTGGGCGTCGACGTCCAGTCCGCGGCTCTGCTCACGACGGAAGGCGCGGTGGCGACCGCGAGCTCGAACTTCAACGGCCGCTCGGCGACTTACGGCGAGGTCGTGTTCGAGCGCGGCGCGATCGAGATGGCCGACCAGTTCTACCGGCCGACGTCGCTGCGCCTGCGCACCTTCGGCGAGGGGAAGCCGGACAACGGCGAGCTCGTCAAATGGGACGGCACGGTTCCCGGCGGATTCCAGTACCAGGCCGCCGAGGTGGCCCGCTGCCTGGCGGCCGGCCTCAAGGAGTCGGCGACCATGCCCTGGGCGGACACTCTGCGCGTGATGGAGCTCCTCGACGGGGTCCGAGCCGCAACCGGCATCGCCTACCCCTGGGAGCGTTGA
- a CDS encoding ECF transporter S component, with product MTTATATRSRLGWRVVDMVTAAILGVACGLVFLVWNQIGGLGYSLFEAVTPGIGGLVTGIWLIGGTLGGLVIRKPGAALFVEVLAASVSAALGSQWGIPTIYSGIAQGLGVEIVLALFLYRRFDLLVASLSGAGAGLGAWILELFTSGNLEKGAVFNATYLVCLMISGALLAGMLAHALVKGLAKAGALDRFAAGREVRERV from the coding sequence ATGACCACTGCAACCGCAACCCGTTCGCGCCTCGGCTGGCGCGTCGTCGACATGGTGACCGCCGCGATCCTCGGCGTCGCCTGCGGACTCGTCTTCCTCGTGTGGAACCAGATCGGCGGACTCGGATACTCGCTCTTCGAAGCGGTGACGCCGGGCATCGGCGGCCTCGTCACGGGCATCTGGCTCATCGGCGGCACGCTCGGCGGCCTCGTCATCCGCAAGCCCGGCGCGGCCCTCTTCGTCGAGGTCCTCGCCGCCTCCGTGTCGGCCGCCCTCGGCTCCCAGTGGGGAATCCCGACCATCTACTCCGGCATCGCGCAGGGACTCGGCGTCGAGATCGTCCTCGCCCTCTTCCTCTACCGCCGCTTCGACCTCCTCGTCGCCTCGCTCTCGGGCGCGGGCGCGGGCCTCGGCGCCTGGATCCTCGAACTCTTCACCTCCGGGAACCTCGAGAAGGGCGCGGTCTTCAACGCCACCTACCTCGTCTGCCTCATGATCTCCGGCGCCCTCCTCGCGGGCATGCTCGCCCACGCCCTCGTCAAGGGACTCGCGAAGGCCGGCGCCCTCGACCGCTTCGCCGCGGGCCGCGAGGTCCGCGAAAGGGTCTGA
- a CDS encoding TNT domain-containing protein has product MEFIGGVLKGAGEAVVDLGSLIASLQFGAMFDGARVLSGDLSADEFAAKYAHKYSDAAEIVGGAYRDPAAFAVSVGKGVLDWDTWADDPARALGHLVPDAAATIATAGAGTAALAAAKLSRAGRVARAADRIHDGADLAADARRGARGLAPNALERTDAAEAMMDAKRSSSRVDSVPGSSRSTGSPHPSASLEERLGPVPTGGDSAAKASAADALAPMARADEVSVHNRDAFPGTDPIGRHDTPDGAAHHAHAESGKADHGVLGVERRDLSEAELAELRSRPPESIQDIVDAVDPRELKRNPAIDYSHGRIDGVTPGDLVKDPRHFFGTHPDGSPKTFFDWVRDFADPESYRARWPQDEPGKVFDGMVDDGTIQHHISIEDYRSQFGSTIDRIGNPGGSYFGAIDDGRIASFEERAIAPSSIHESYYQYEIADGPLPEGITVTTGTVAPWHGAPGGARQLQFFENGEPLNADQLVKKGILRGVVTPIGLH; this is encoded by the coding sequence TTGGAATTCATCGGTGGAGTCCTCAAGGGCGCGGGGGAGGCCGTCGTCGATTTGGGGAGTCTGATCGCGAGCCTTCAGTTCGGTGCGATGTTCGACGGTGCGAGGGTTTTGAGCGGGGACTTGAGTGCCGATGAGTTCGCGGCGAAGTATGCGCACAAGTATTCCGATGCCGCCGAAATCGTGGGCGGCGCGTACCGGGATCCTGCGGCTTTCGCAGTGAGTGTGGGCAAGGGCGTGCTCGACTGGGACACCTGGGCGGATGATCCGGCTCGGGCTCTCGGCCATCTTGTTCCTGACGCCGCAGCGACGATCGCGACGGCGGGTGCGGGCACGGCTGCGCTGGCGGCCGCGAAGTTGAGTAGAGCGGGCCGGGTGGCACGAGCTGCGGATCGTATCCACGATGGTGCTGACCTTGCGGCGGATGCGCGTCGTGGAGCGCGCGGTCTTGCTCCGAACGCTCTTGAGCGCACCGATGCCGCTGAGGCGATGATGGATGCGAAGCGTTCTTCCTCCCGGGTCGATTCCGTTCCCGGTTCTTCTCGTTCGACTGGGAGCCCGCACCCCTCCGCTTCTCTTGAGGAGCGTCTTGGCCCTGTTCCCACCGGGGGCGATTCTGCGGCGAAGGCGAGTGCGGCGGATGCTTTGGCTCCCATGGCCCGGGCCGACGAGGTGTCCGTCCATAATAGGGACGCTTTCCCCGGCACGGATCCCATCGGCAGGCATGACACCCCCGATGGTGCTGCGCACCATGCGCATGCCGAATCCGGGAAGGCTGATCATGGGGTTTTAGGGGTTGAGCGCCGCGATTTGTCAGAGGCGGAGCTTGCGGAACTGCGTAGTCGTCCGCCCGAGAGTATCCAGGACATTGTGGATGCGGTGGACCCGCGCGAGCTGAAACGCAACCCGGCAATTGATTATTCACACGGGCGGATTGATGGCGTCACCCCCGGTGACCTCGTCAAGGATCCTCGTCATTTCTTCGGTACTCACCCCGACGGCAGCCCGAAGACCTTCTTCGACTGGGTGCGCGACTTCGCCGATCCGGAAAGCTACAGAGCACGATGGCCACAGGATGAACCCGGGAAGGTCTTCGATGGAATGGTCGACGACGGCACCATTCAGCATCACATCTCCATCGAGGACTACCGCTCGCAATTCGGTTCGACGATCGACCGCATCGGAAATCCGGGCGGCAGCTATTTCGGCGCCATTGACGACGGCCGCATCGCCTCCTTCGAGGAGCGCGCCATCGCCCCTTCATCGATTCACGAGTCGTATTATCAGTACGAGATCGCCGATGGGCCTCTTCCCGAGGGGATCACCGTGACCACCGGCACCGTCGCCCCCTGGCACGGTGCCCCCGGCGGTGCGCGTCAGCTTCAGTTCTTTGAGAACGGAGAACCCCTGAACGCCGATCAACTCGTCAAGAAGGGGATTTTGAGAGGAGTCGTGACACCCATTGGACTTCATTAA
- a CDS encoding AAA family ATPase has protein sequence MSGPDSPRPPATGLRASWAPGETIPEPLLTLVLGALAAPASATPLVLVDGLSGAGKSSFAAGLAESLQERIGGGWRVLGPDLWFPGWDGLRAAQSVTLALVKDLRRGRAGAYRPWDWERSRELPPIEVAPGAPTILEGCGALAPQTRPLADFAIWIEAAGGGMVRRTRALERDGEAYRPWWDRWEAQDLARLACDRPRELADAIVLT, from the coding sequence GTGAGCGGGCCGGATTCCCCCCGGCCGCCCGCAACCGGCCTCCGGGCCTCCTGGGCTCCGGGGGAGACGATCCCCGAGCCCCTCCTCACCCTCGTGCTCGGAGCTCTTGCGGCCCCGGCGTCCGCGACGCCGCTCGTCCTCGTTGACGGCCTATCCGGGGCGGGGAAGTCGAGCTTCGCGGCCGGGCTCGCCGAGTCGCTTCAAGAACGGATCGGGGGCGGGTGGCGAGTCCTCGGCCCGGATCTCTGGTTCCCGGGTTGGGACGGGCTGCGCGCAGCGCAATCGGTGACTCTCGCCCTCGTGAAAGACCTGAGAAGGGGAAGGGCCGGTGCGTACCGGCCATGGGACTGGGAGCGCTCGCGGGAGCTCCCCCCGATCGAGGTCGCCCCCGGTGCGCCGACGATCCTCGAGGGCTGCGGGGCGCTCGCGCCTCAGACTCGCCCCCTCGCCGACTTCGCGATCTGGATCGAGGCCGCAGGCGGGGGCATGGTGCGGCGCACGCGTGCGCTCGAGCGCGACGGCGAGGCCTACCGCCCCTGGTGGGACCGCTGGGAGGCGCAGGACCTCGCGCGCCTCGCATGCGACCGGCCGCGCGAGCTCGCCGACGCGATCGTCCTCACCTGA
- a CDS encoding SRPBCC family protein, which yields MDFFDDDSKQPEEDFDRVEVERALRAPIEDVWAVVAEPGWWMNDGPLDDHEVTLDEDGVYRVLDPDAGEWLVAKADEDPMDLVAFRWYPLASDELPEEYATRVEVSLSDEGGEVVVHVEESGLSSVSDDEDVARQAWEDEAGMWEDVLGALERFFEAKAAR from the coding sequence ATGGACTTCTTCGACGATGACTCAAAGCAGCCGGAAGAGGATTTCGACCGGGTCGAGGTCGAACGCGCCCTTCGCGCGCCGATCGAAGACGTGTGGGCGGTGGTCGCCGAACCGGGATGGTGGATGAACGACGGCCCCCTCGACGACCACGAGGTCACCCTGGATGAGGACGGCGTCTACCGGGTCCTCGACCCGGATGCGGGCGAATGGCTCGTGGCCAAGGCCGATGAGGATCCGATGGATCTTGTGGCCTTCCGCTGGTACCCCCTGGCCAGTGATGAGCTCCCCGAGGAGTACGCGACCCGCGTGGAGGTCTCCCTGTCCGACGAGGGCGGGGAGGTCGTCGTCCACGTCGAGGAGTCGGGCCTGTCCTCGGTATCCGATGACGAGGACGTCGCCCGGCAGGCGTGGGAGGACGAGGCCGGGATGTGGGAGGACGTCCTCGGAGCCCTCGAGCGCTTCTTCGAGGCGAAGGCCGCTCGCTGA
- a CDS encoding putative T7SS-secreted protein — translation MIEGDPAQVRSRAAVMQARSREFAEFADAVASISTDGWSGRAADRFRARFECEPQRWREAASGFARAGAALTAWADAVSLARVRASSCKALYEQGEEATRRARVAYEAQLTCELDAQNSWLRSGVAQVELARLSPTPFTDPGQALRDEASAAFAAIVEELDQKATWVASEVRAGCAGAPSARN, via the coding sequence GTGATTGAGGGGGATCCTGCCCAGGTTCGCTCGCGCGCGGCGGTGATGCAGGCCCGTTCGCGCGAGTTCGCGGAGTTCGCCGATGCGGTGGCCTCGATTTCGACTGATGGGTGGAGCGGTCGGGCGGCCGATCGCTTCCGTGCGCGTTTCGAATGCGAGCCTCAACGCTGGCGTGAGGCCGCAAGCGGTTTCGCGCGTGCGGGTGCTGCTCTGACCGCGTGGGCGGATGCCGTTTCCCTCGCCCGGGTGCGCGCTTCGAGCTGTAAGGCACTGTATGAGCAGGGGGAGGAGGCGACGCGCCGGGCGCGCGTCGCCTACGAAGCGCAGCTGACCTGTGAACTGGATGCGCAAAACTCGTGGTTGAGGTCCGGCGTCGCTCAGGTGGAGTTGGCCCGTCTGTCGCCGACTCCGTTCACAGATCCGGGGCAGGCGCTGCGTGACGAGGCGAGTGCGGCTTTTGCCGCGATTGTCGAGGAGTTGGATCAGAAGGCGACGTGGGTGGCTTCCGAGGTGCGTGCGGGGTGCGCGGGGGCTCCGAGTGCGCGCAATTAG